GCAAAAACCTCGATCAGCGACAAGACCATATTTACGATACGATTGTTGTCGGTGGTGGGGCAGGGGGATTATCCGCAGGGATTTACTTGCAACGGTATAATCTCTCTAGCCTGATCATCGACAAAGGCAAAGCGCGATCGTTTTGGATGCAGGAGTTACACAACTATCTCGGTTTACCCCCAGATACTCCCGGACGGGAACTCCTAAAACGCGGAAAAGATCATTATTTATCTTTAGAGGGAGACTTTCTCAACGGCTTTGTGGAAGAGATTGTTGATGAAGGAGAAACCTTCGCCGTAACCACAAAAGTGGGACGCAATGATAATAGTATCTATCCCGTCTTACGAGCAAAATATATTATTGCAGCCAGTGGTATTATCGACCAGCTTCCCCCGCTAGACGATATGCAAAACGTTTATGAATATGCAGGTTATAATTTGCACGTTTGCATGGTCTGTGATGGCTATGAAATGACCGATAAACAATGCGGTTTCTTCGCAGGAAGTGAAGCCAGTATTGAAGAAATGGTCTTTAACTTAAGCTGGTTCACCCCTTACATCACCATCTTTACTCATGGGATGTTTGAGATTCGATCGGAACTCCGTCAACAACTGGAAGATTATGGCTATCGTATCGTAGAAACCCCAATTAAACAGTTCCTTGGGGAAAATCATCAGATGACAGGCGTAGAATTAACCGATGGTTCCGTGATTGAGTTAGAAACGGGATTAATCTCAATGGGATCGAAGTATCACCATGATTATCTCACTCAGTTTGACCTTGACTATAAAGGCAATAACTTAATTACGGATAAAATGGGACGCACCTCTCATCCGAGAGTGTTCGCCATTGGTGATCTGAAAGTAGGCTTAAACCAAGTGGTTGTTGCTGCAGGTGATGGTGCATTAGCTGCAACCCAAATTTGGCGCGATATCCGTAATGCAACGCCCCCGCGTCGCTGGGAAGAAAATCTTCTCACTACCGCTTCGGCTTAACTTTAGTGAAAATTTTGTCTTTTGTCGTTTGTCTTAATCACTAATGACAAATGACAAAATCTTCGCTTTTAATCAACCACATAATCATGTAGTATAGAAAAGGAGCTTTTGAAAATGGCAGATTTATTTTCTCCCGAATGGATGGCGCAATACCAAGAACAATGGAACGCAGAACCTGATCTCTCTGATGCTTTAGCAAAAATTAACTTTGACTCGGTGATTGGCTATGGCTTTAAAGGCGAAGATCAACCCAGAGGAGTCTTAGTGGTTAAAGATGGTAAAGCCGTTGAAGCTGGGGCTTACAACGGACAAACCCTGAGTTGGGATTTGCGTGCGAAGCCTGAAGATTGGGAAAAATGGTTCGAGAAAGGATTGAATATGATGGGATTAAGTGGCGCGTATATGCAAGGCAAATTAAAATTTGTCGTCGGTGACTATGGCGCAATGATCAAAGATCCTCGCATGGTCAATCCTTTCCTGAAGAGTTTCTCTGTCATGGGACAAGTTCACGCTGCTGCTGTTGGCTAATTCAGTGACCAGTTCACTCCACAGGTTAAGGGGGAAAGGAGAAGGGAAAAAGGGATTGCAGACTTACTTTGATCTTATTTCTTGTTGCTCCATTGAGTAACTAATTCTCCATTCCCTGTTTTCTATTCCCCAAAGAACCAATGACTAATGACCAATGACTAATGACTAATACTCCTGAACAACAACGCCCCCTAAATATCGTCGGTCGCATCACCGCCTATTTTGTTAATTCGCAAGTGACCCTGCTGATCATTGTTGCCCTTGTGATCTTTGGGTTGGCTGCTGCGTTGTTTACCCCGAAAGAAGAAAATCCGCAAATTACCGTTCCTGGCGCGGATATTTATTTCCATTATCCGGGTGCGCCAGCAGCAGTGGTGGAAGAAACCGTGACGTTGCCCATTGAGGCGAAACTGCGGGAATTGCCGGGGATTGATGATATTTATTCGACTTCCCAAACGGGTCAAGCGCGCATCACTGCCCAGTTTTTTGTGGGGGAAGACTGGGAAAATTCCTTATTTCGCCTGCAAAATCATCTGTTTAATTCTCGGGATGAGTTACCGCAAGGGGTCAATTATCAAGTTGATCCCTTGATTGTGGATAATGTTCCGATTGTAACGTTGACGGTAACGGGAGAAGACTATAGCGATAACCAGTTGCGTCGGGTTGGGGAACGCTTATTACGCGAGTTAAGGCAAATTCCCAATACGGGCAATTTAACCATTACGGGGGGACAGCCACGGGTGATGCGCGTGGATTTAGACCCCGAACAGTTGGCAAGTTATCAGATTTCTCCGGCGGTGATTTCGCAACGCATACAAGCAGCAAATACCCAAGTGCAAGCGGGGGATGTGTCAGTTGGGAATCGACGGATTTTTATTGAAGGGGGAAACCTTGTTGAAACGGCGGATGAATTAAAAGCGATTGTTGTTGGACAAGGGGAAGATGGATCGCCCATTTATTTAGAAGATGTTGCCACCGTCAGTGATGGTTATGACGATCGCGCAACTTATTCCCGTCTCTTTAACCGCCAAGACTGGGATGTCACTGAACCCTATCCCGATCCGAAATTAAAGCCGGAACAAGACTTTGCAGAACGTCCGGCGATGACGATTGGGATTGCCAAGAAAAAAGGGACAAACGCGGTGGTTGTGGCGAAAGAAATTTTTAATCGCGTTGAAGAATTACAAGATGAGATGCCCACGGGCGTAGAAATTGCCGTCAGTCGTAACGCAGGACGCACCGCAGCGCGGGCGGTTGGGGACTTGTATTCTAGTTTATTTCAGGCGATCGCGATTGTAGTTATCTTACTGATTGCGTTCTTAGGGTGGCGCGATGCGTTAATTGTTGCTTTAGCCATTCCCTTAACCCTCGCGGGAACGCTGTTAGTGGGTTGGATCGCCGGACAAACGATTAACCGAATTACCCTGTTTGCGCTGATTTTATCATTGGGGATTTTAGTGGATGACGCGATCGCGGTAACAGAAAACATCCACCGTCGCTTCGAGGAAATGCCCGATCAGTCTTTTTCCCAGAAAGTCCGAACGGCGACGCTTGCCGTTGCAGAATTAGGCGTTCCCATTCTTCTCTCGACGGTAACGGTTATTCTCGCCTTTATCCCCATGGGCTTTGTCACGGGAATGATGGGACCTTACATGGGACCAATTCCCTTTAATGTTCCCGTGGCGATGATTATTAGTACCTCGCTGGCGATTATTGTCACGCCCTATCTAGCGGTACGCGTGATTAAAGTGCAGGGACGTTCCCAAAATAATAACGGCGATCAGGATGGTCAATCTTCCGAAGAAGTCCCCAACCGCATT
Above is a genomic segment from Cyanobacteria bacterium GSL.Bin1 containing:
- a CDS encoding FAD-dependent oxidoreductase yields the protein MQISRKNLDQRQDHIYDTIVVGGGAGGLSAGIYLQRYNLSSLIIDKGKARSFWMQELHNYLGLPPDTPGRELLKRGKDHYLSLEGDFLNGFVEEIVDEGETFAVTTKVGRNDNSIYPVLRAKYIIAASGIIDQLPPLDDMQNVYEYAGYNLHVCMVCDGYEMTDKQCGFFAGSEASIEEMVFNLSWFTPYITIFTHGMFEIRSELRQQLEDYGYRIVETPIKQFLGENHQMTGVELTDGSVIELETGLISMGSKYHHDYLTQFDLDYKGNNLITDKMGRTSHPRVFAIGDLKVGLNQVVVAAGDGALAATQIWRDIRNATPPRRWEENLLTTASA
- a CDS encoding SCP-2 sterol transfer family protein translates to MADLFSPEWMAQYQEQWNAEPDLSDALAKINFDSVIGYGFKGEDQPRGVLVVKDGKAVEAGAYNGQTLSWDLRAKPEDWEKWFEKGLNMMGLSGAYMQGKLKFVVGDYGAMIKDPRMVNPFLKSFSVMGQVHAAAVG
- a CDS encoding AcrB/AcrD/AcrF family protein codes for the protein MTNTPEQQRPLNIVGRITAYFVNSQVTLLIIVALVIFGLAAALFTPKEENPQITVPGADIYFHYPGAPAAVVEETVTLPIEAKLRELPGIDDIYSTSQTGQARITAQFFVGEDWENSLFRLQNHLFNSRDELPQGVNYQVDPLIVDNVPIVTLTVTGEDYSDNQLRRVGERLLRELRQIPNTGNLTITGGQPRVMRVDLDPEQLASYQISPAVISQRIQAANTQVQAGDVSVGNRRIFIEGGNLVETADELKAIVVGQGEDGSPIYLEDVATVSDGYDDRATYSRLFNRQDWDVTEPYPDPKLKPEQDFAERPAMTIGIAKKKGTNAVVVAKEIFNRVEELQDEMPTGVEIAVSRNAGRTAARAVGDLYSSLFQAIAIVVILLIAFLGWRDALIVALAIPLTLAGTLLVGWIAGQTINRITLFALILSLGILVDDAIAVTENIHRRFEEMPDQSFSQKVRTATLAVAELGVPILLSTVTVILAFIPMGFVTGMMGPYMGPIPFNVPVAMIISTSLAIIVTPYLAVRVIKVQGRSQNNNGDQDGQSSEEVPNRIYNLYRGIMEPLIDSATRRRFLIFFVVGLLLASFALPLTQAVKFRMLPKADEDRFLVQVDAPLGTELVETDRIVREMETVLKEDPQIVQFESYVGTAAPIDFNGLLRGNTHRSGEHLADIRVHLTNESARSVSSEDIVFRLRPELTDIAQQNNAIVKLIEDPPGPPVRSTMLAEIYGPDYERQRELAKQVADVFRNTGEVVDVDDSVKNQIPQMKLEVDRQKANQAGLSTQDIAQTINMAIRGVDASTLQVPGELTPVQIQVRFAEANRQSIDDLRRIQMPTPEGNLVPLTELVTFTSTTVDQPIFHRNQVPVTYVFGEMNARSSVYAVMEQLIYFFRNPLPDGYSIQWEGEWQLTLEVFRDLGLAMLVAVILIYIILVGQFRSFKIPLIMLGAIPLALIGILVGFSLNGVYFSATGMIGVIALAGIVVRNAIVLLEFVGDRRKEGIELKEAIIEAGAVRFRPILLTSVTTMLGTLTILSDPVWSGLAWTLLTGMLTSSALTLFIIPLMYYGDQRSNGKEEPKSVNEKQLVAD